In a genomic window of Akkermansiaceae bacterium:
- a CDS encoding 50S ribosomal protein L25, giving the protein MAKPQTLQAEERNRTGSGVLKQMRREGFVPSVIYGGGSENRNIKVHAKTLADMLHHAASDSILVNLDVVGVGTQLAFLQDVQHNAISREIVHVDFLAVNENTSIHANLPLELTGEAAGVHAGGLLEQQLHSLEVSCLPKDLPESITAEVTHLQIGDALHIGDMTFPEGVTPSLNDDVVVALVAKTRTAKSEDADGADGEGAATEPEVTSEAATAE; this is encoded by the coding sequence ATGGCTAAACCACAAACTTTACAAGCAGAAGAACGCAACCGCACAGGGTCCGGCGTTCTTAAGCAAATGCGTCGCGAAGGCTTCGTTCCTTCCGTTATCTACGGCGGGGGCTCCGAAAACAGAAACATCAAGGTCCACGCAAAGACACTCGCCGATATGTTGCATCACGCGGCATCCGACAGTATCCTCGTTAACCTCGATGTCGTAGGGGTCGGCACCCAGCTGGCGTTCCTTCAGGACGTGCAACACAACGCGATTTCCCGTGAGATTGTGCATGTTGACTTCCTTGCTGTTAACGAGAACACATCAATTCATGCCAACCTTCCCCTGGAGCTCACTGGCGAAGCTGCCGGTGTTCATGCCGGCGGTCTGCTCGAGCAGCAGCTTCACAGCCTCGAGGTCAGCTGTCTTCCCAAGGATCTTCCGGAAAGTATCACCGCCGAGGTCACCCACCTTCAGATTGGTGATGCCCTTCACATTGGTGATATGACCTTCCCGGAGGGGGTGACACCTTCCCTGAACGACGATGTCGTGGTGGCTCTTGTTGCCAAGACCCGCACGGCGAAGAGTGAGGATGCCGATGGCGCCGACGGCGAAGGTGCCGCTACCGAGCCAGAGGTTACTTCCGAAGCAGCTACTGCCGAGTAA
- a CDS encoding ribose-phosphate pyrophosphokinase, translating into MKILSGNAHQKLAVKIAARLGHELADVNVTSFPDGETFVQINENIRGEDVYLIQPTCPPTNHNLMEMLIMVDAAKRASAGRITAVMPFFGYARQDRKDQPRVPITAKLVANLISAAGVDRVLTMDLHAAQIQGFFDIPVDHLYAKPVFIKHLREKHGDDASNLTVVSPDVGGVKMARSYADKLGAELAIVAKHRVSATKVEAMNVIGDVAGRNVLLVDDMTETAGTLCAAAKILEKHGAKSIYAGVSHGVLGDMGRKRIAESSITELITTDSVPMAYGEKVTAVSIAGLMGDAIRRIHDGKSVTSLFDIEA; encoded by the coding sequence ATGAAAATATTAAGCGGCAATGCACACCAGAAGCTCGCAGTAAAGATCGCAGCCCGTCTGGGCCACGAGTTGGCGGACGTTAACGTGACATCATTTCCCGACGGGGAGACATTTGTTCAAATCAACGAAAATATCCGCGGGGAGGACGTCTACCTGATCCAGCCGACGTGTCCTCCGACCAATCATAACTTGATGGAAATGCTCATTATGGTGGATGCGGCGAAAAGGGCCAGTGCGGGCCGCATCACGGCCGTGATGCCGTTCTTCGGGTATGCCCGTCAGGACCGTAAAGACCAGCCCCGGGTGCCGATCACGGCCAAGCTGGTGGCCAATCTCATATCAGCCGCCGGCGTGGACCGCGTCCTCACGATGGATTTGCACGCCGCCCAGATCCAGGGGTTTTTCGATATCCCGGTAGACCATCTCTACGCCAAACCCGTCTTCATCAAGCACCTGCGGGAAAAGCACGGTGATGACGCCAGTAACCTGACCGTGGTTTCCCCTGATGTCGGTGGTGTGAAAATGGCCCGGTCCTATGCCGACAAGCTCGGCGCGGAGCTCGCCATTGTCGCCAAGCACCGCGTCAGTGCCACCAAGGTGGAGGCGATGAACGTCATCGGCGATGTCGCAGGCCGGAATGTCCTGCTGGTCGATGATATGACCGAAACCGCAGGCACCCTTTGCGCCGCTGCGAAAATCCTTGAGAAACACGGAGCCAAGAGCATCTACGCCGGTGTTTCACACGGCGTTTTAGGTGACATGGGACGTAAGCGGATTGCCGAGTCCTCGATCACCGAGTTGATCACCACGGACTCCGTACCCATGGCATACGGGGAAAAGGTGACCGCCGTATCCATTGCCGGACTGATGGGGGATGCCATCCGCCGGATCCATGATGGTAAATCTGTCACTTCTCTCTTTGACATTGAGGCATAA
- a CDS encoding sugar transferase, giving the protein MLGSKQREQFSIQALQLCDAFLVFVAFWVGDKLRPTLRPLFGMTEGQELGLSEISWLLFIVVPFTPLILEMFGFYRNMMRKTVAQSVAQMFRCILLIGVAVAVMVVFFKMAPSSRLVLSVAFFLSAVLLLIRDGIVRATLKKAALEEGNRERVVLAGEPEDIDELLEAMPNEVTDYWQVVYKFDLNEGDLNALERILTDEPVERVVIAAKHTAFRQISRTVELCEKQGIEAWVSAGFIRTQVSRPTFDNLGGKPMLVLRATPELSWALLAKAAMDRIGAFLFILCTSPIWLFAYVGIKLTSPGAPAFFRQDRAGKYGKPFKMWKFRTMVPDAEAKLAEVKEEMGNEMSGPVFKLENDPRVFPFARFLRKWSIDELPQMLNVLTGDMSLVGPRPLPVYEVKEFEKSEHRRRLSVKPGITCTWQAGGRNTITDWEDWVEMDLAYIDNWSLWLDVKLLVMTVPAVLFGKGAK; this is encoded by the coding sequence ATGTTAGGATCCAAACAGCGGGAACAGTTCTCTATCCAAGCGCTACAGTTGTGTGACGCCTTTCTCGTATTTGTGGCATTCTGGGTGGGTGACAAGTTGCGCCCGACCCTTCGGCCCCTGTTCGGTATGACTGAGGGGCAGGAGCTTGGCTTGTCCGAGATTTCCTGGCTCCTGTTCATCGTGGTGCCTTTTACGCCCCTGATTTTGGAGATGTTCGGGTTTTACCGGAACATGATGCGCAAGACGGTGGCGCAGTCGGTGGCGCAGATGTTCCGCTGCATTTTGTTGATCGGTGTGGCCGTGGCCGTGATGGTGGTCTTTTTCAAGATGGCGCCATCGAGTCGATTGGTGCTCTCGGTCGCTTTTTTCCTATCAGCCGTATTGTTACTGATACGGGACGGGATCGTCAGGGCAACCTTGAAAAAGGCTGCGCTTGAAGAGGGGAACCGGGAGCGCGTTGTGCTGGCTGGTGAGCCCGAGGACATCGATGAGTTACTGGAAGCCATGCCGAACGAGGTCACCGATTACTGGCAGGTCGTCTATAAGTTTGATTTGAATGAGGGTGACTTGAATGCCTTGGAAAGAATCCTGACCGATGAGCCAGTTGAGCGGGTTGTTATCGCGGCAAAGCATACGGCATTCCGTCAGATTTCGAGGACCGTGGAGCTGTGCGAGAAACAGGGTATCGAGGCATGGGTGTCGGCCGGGTTTATTCGCACCCAGGTATCGCGACCGACGTTTGATAACCTGGGGGGCAAGCCGATGCTGGTGCTTCGTGCCACGCCGGAGCTGTCCTGGGCGCTCCTGGCAAAAGCCGCCATGGACCGTATCGGTGCATTTCTGTTCATCCTCTGCACCTCGCCTATCTGGCTGTTCGCCTATGTGGGTATCAAACTCACCAGCCCCGGGGCACCCGCTTTCTTCCGTCAGGATCGTGCCGGCAAGTATGGCAAGCCGTTTAAAATGTGGAAATTCAGAACCATGGTTCCTGATGCCGAGGCGAAGCTGGCGGAAGTGAAAGAGGAAATGGGTAATGAAATGAGCGGGCCGGTGTTCAAGTTGGAAAACGACCCCCGTGTTTTCCCCTTCGCCCGTTTTCTCAGGAAGTGGAGTATCGATGAACTCCCGCAGATGCTCAATGTGCTTACGGGGGACATGAGCCTGGTGGGGCCGCGGCCTCTCCCGGTTTACGAGGTGAAGGAGTTTGAAAAATCGGAGCACCGTCGCAGGCTCAGTGTCAAGCCGGGCATCACCTGCACATGGCAGGCTGGTGGCAGAAACACGATCACGGACTGGGAAGACTGGGTGGAAATGGATCTCGCTTACATCGACAACTGGTCGCTTTGGCTGGATGTGAAACTACTGGTCATGACCGTTCCCGCCGTCCTCTTTGGCAAGGGCGCGAAGTAG
- a CDS encoding exosortase-associated EpsI family protein, translated as MTSDLPDYPTSDLQDFKTSRFKDSKTGVVKRLYILAAFMAVGFSMIWLLPKSGSMKPSRLARHLPMQFASMTGKRVEITGKELQILAKDTEFERAQYVNNDNPYQPAVEVSVVFSGKDLNNSIHRPERCLQSQGWNFTKQRKVVIKGALPDGSDLPFREIVCEQSVKLENGKTIKTMRVQYYTFFGHTAITEDHYGRTLQDMKDRLFKGYDQQWAYATFSMPVTQVYADQGLLEGPGVFTLEQSEQMLEDFIRQLSPLVIDKKIE; from the coding sequence ATGACCTCCGACCTTCCCGACTACCCGACTTCCGACCTTCAGGACTTCAAGACTTCTCGATTTAAAGATTCCAAGACCGGCGTCGTCAAGCGTCTCTACATACTAGCCGCATTTATGGCGGTGGGTTTTTCGATGATCTGGCTGCTGCCCAAGTCCGGCTCGATGAAACCCTCCCGGCTCGCGCGTCACCTGCCGATGCAGTTTGCCTCGATGACGGGGAAGCGGGTTGAGATCACGGGTAAGGAATTACAAATACTGGCCAAGGATACCGAGTTTGAAAGGGCGCAGTATGTGAACAACGACAACCCCTACCAGCCAGCGGTCGAGGTGTCCGTGGTGTTTTCCGGAAAGGACCTGAACAACAGTATTCACCGGCCCGAGCGCTGTCTGCAGTCGCAAGGATGGAATTTTACCAAGCAGAGGAAGGTTGTGATCAAGGGGGCTTTGCCGGATGGCTCTGATTTGCCGTTTCGGGAGATTGTTTGTGAACAGTCGGTTAAACTGGAAAATGGCAAAACCATTAAAACGATGCGTGTGCAGTATTATACGTTTTTTGGGCACACCGCGATTACCGAGGACCATTACGGGAGGACGTTGCAGGATATGAAGGACCGTCTGTTCAAGGGCTACGACCAGCAGTGGGCCTACGCCACATTTTCGATGCCCGTGACCCAGGTCTATGCTGACCAGGGGCTCTTGGAGGGCCCGGGCGTATTTACCCTGGAGCAGTCCGAGCAAATGCTGGAGGACTTCATCCGCCAGTTGTCACCCTTGGTGATTGATAAAAAGATCGAATAG
- a CDS encoding exosortase/archaeosortase family protein, with product MDKVRYKNYILPVALIATVILVYWLIIPIYPNSSTSKDRLILYIADAWKKDFVHGWAVPFLFVFFVYRAWPKMALESVKGSVLGLLGVLFAVLLFVASVRTLQPRLPLIGLPFLIVGSVMYVYGWKVARHMLFPAFFWYFALSVPGLQQATNVLQIAVTKSCYHVGTFCGMDLINSGTTIRPASGSWDDLDIAEGCSGIRSLMALVMISAIYAYFTQKSLWKMAVLFACALPLALVANFFRIFTILVLANMGFSKFAAGAYHDWAGLLFFFPIALAGLFMIDKLLNWKSNRKVVRTRRVE from the coding sequence ATGGACAAAGTACGATATAAAAATTACATCCTTCCGGTAGCCTTGATTGCAACCGTCATACTGGTTTACTGGCTGATTATTCCAATTTACCCGAACAGCTCAACGTCCAAGGATCGTTTGATTCTTTACATAGCGGACGCTTGGAAAAAAGACTTTGTCCATGGCTGGGCGGTTCCCTTCCTGTTTGTGTTCTTTGTTTATCGAGCTTGGCCAAAGATGGCATTGGAGTCGGTCAAGGGCTCTGTGTTGGGGTTGTTAGGGGTCCTGTTTGCCGTTCTCTTGTTTGTGGCTTCGGTCAGGACGCTTCAGCCCAGATTGCCACTGATAGGTTTGCCGTTTCTAATCGTGGGTAGCGTGATGTATGTATATGGCTGGAAGGTTGCCCGTCATATGTTGTTTCCGGCATTTTTTTGGTATTTTGCACTATCTGTTCCCGGTCTTCAGCAGGCCACCAACGTGCTGCAGATCGCGGTGACCAAATCCTGTTATCATGTGGGGACGTTTTGCGGCATGGACTTGATCAACTCGGGGACGACCATCCGGCCCGCGAGTGGGTCCTGGGATGACCTGGATATTGCGGAGGGATGTAGCGGGATCAGGTCGTTGATGGCGTTGGTGATGATCTCAGCGATCTATGCTTACTTCACCCAGAAGTCGTTGTGGAAAATGGCCGTTCTGTTTGCTTGTGCGTTGCCGCTCGCCCTGGTGGCCAATTTCTTCCGTATCTTTACCATTCTGGTACTCGCCAATATGGGATTCAGCAAATTCGCTGCCGGTGCTTACCATGACTGGGCCGGCCTGTTGTTCTTTTTCCCCATCGCTCTGGCGGGACTGTTTATGATCGACAAATTACTCAATTGGAAGAGTAACCGAAAGGTGGTTAGGACGCGGCGAGTTGAATAA
- a CDS encoding CDP-alcohol phosphatidyltransferase family protein has translation MSAAITILTTLLVFYMGRGNVWSGPVLIMGLQLGYVFDCADGPLARVTGQGSSFGVLMDKISDLGSGMMFPCVMAFAAGHYYYPYIEGRPDYTLRVLLCVLFLRVTLSVWMWLKELVVYKADRTREDPRTHSLWWRVKKAVGIYIDEPIYRLGISVAWIVGWFWEFIIIYSAGIFIIIIVYILSSKKEMDAMDRKRSLTS, from the coding sequence ATGTCGGCAGCGATCACGATCCTGACGACCTTGCTGGTGTTTTACATGGGACGCGGCAACGTGTGGTCAGGGCCTGTGTTGATCATGGGGTTGCAACTGGGTTATGTCTTTGACTGTGCCGATGGCCCGTTGGCCCGGGTGACGGGGCAGGGGAGTAGTTTTGGTGTGTTGATGGATAAGATCTCGGATCTGGGTTCAGGCATGATGTTCCCCTGTGTGATGGCATTTGCCGCAGGGCATTATTATTATCCCTACATCGAGGGGCGACCGGATTACACCCTGCGGGTGCTTCTCTGCGTCTTATTCCTCAGGGTGACACTCAGCGTCTGGATGTGGCTCAAGGAACTCGTTGTTTACAAGGCCGACAGGACCAGGGAGGACCCAAGAACCCACAGTCTGTGGTGGCGGGTGAAAAAGGCTGTGGGAATATACATCGATGAGCCGATTTATCGTTTGGGTATTTCAGTTGCGTGGATTGTCGGTTGGTTCTGGGAATTCATTATCATCTACAGCGCGGGTATTTTCATCATTATCATAGTTTATATACTCTCTTCGAAAAAAGAGATGGACGCAATGGACCGGAAGAGGTCTCTTACCAGCTAA
- a CDS encoding glycosyltransferase family 4 protein — MLTTTCNRAGIESYQTREQPVAAQFVYEQVSSFSARLNRKAKSKVGVLVRLLLWQIRIKKRIRAMVHENDYHILHHLTLGSFRMPFSVTGHGIPSVVGPVGGCEMFPPHLLPEGEPGIRLREIVRNLITSVHEKYGLGLARYKSAGLTLSCTREMQHIFARWGVSSLVFPNIGMHPEQLQSAPGGDRVDARDGGLKLLFVGNLLYWKGLELAAMAMESLPENVTLCCVGVGADRAAFENLLKRRKLDKRVELLGSLARDELLEKYAAYDVFFFPSLHDSGGMVVIEAMRAGLPVICLGAGGPGVSVTEQCGRVVTLGPKLDVVEALQEGVKFYLENPDMLAAHGIAARRRVNEEYSWGRNAHRMIGLYRSLIKDQSLV; from the coding sequence GTGCTGACCACGACCTGTAACCGGGCGGGGATTGAGTCGTATCAAACCCGCGAACAGCCGGTTGCAGCTCAATTTGTGTACGAGCAGGTGTCATCGTTTTCAGCGCGCTTGAATCGTAAGGCAAAAAGTAAAGTGGGGGTGCTTGTTCGTCTGCTGCTATGGCAAATCCGTATAAAAAAAAGGATACGGGCCATGGTTCATGAAAATGATTATCACATCCTGCATCACCTGACGCTGGGCTCTTTCCGAATGCCGTTTTCTGTCACCGGGCATGGCATACCCTCAGTGGTCGGGCCGGTGGGTGGCTGTGAAATGTTTCCACCGCATCTGCTGCCAGAGGGAGAGCCTGGAATACGTCTTCGCGAGATTGTTAGAAACCTCATCACATCGGTGCATGAGAAGTATGGCTTGGGATTGGCGCGATACAAGAGTGCCGGGCTTACCTTGTCGTGCACCAGGGAAATGCAACACATCTTTGCCAGGTGGGGTGTCAGCAGTCTGGTTTTTCCGAATATCGGAATGCACCCTGAGCAGCTGCAGAGTGCTCCTGGAGGTGATCGGGTCGATGCCCGTGATGGAGGCTTGAAACTGTTGTTTGTTGGTAACCTTCTTTATTGGAAGGGGCTGGAGCTAGCCGCCATGGCGATGGAGTCCCTGCCGGAAAACGTTACCCTGTGCTGCGTTGGAGTGGGGGCGGATCGTGCGGCTTTTGAGAATCTTCTAAAGCGTCGGAAGCTTGACAAGCGGGTTGAGTTGTTAGGGTCGTTGGCGCGTGACGAGCTGCTGGAGAAGTATGCTGCCTATGACGTATTCTTTTTCCCAAGTCTCCACGATTCAGGTGGCATGGTGGTGATCGAGGCGATGAGGGCGGGTTTGCCGGTGATTTGTCTGGGGGCGGGGGGCCCGGGTGTTTCAGTGACGGAGCAGTGTGGTAGAGTTGTCACCCTCGGCCCGAAATTGGATGTGGTAGAGGCATTGCAGGAAGGGGTAAAGTTCTACCTTGAAAATCCGGACATGCTTGCAGCACACGGAATTGCTGCTAGACGAAGGGTGAACGAGGAATATAGTTGGGGAAGGAATGCCCATCGTATGATTGGTTTGTATCGATCCTTGATCAAGGATCAGTCATTGGTTTAA
- a CDS encoding O-antigen ligase family protein, whose product MTTSIVYLALLAAGLVGITLSVPLQAPAVIFLGAAACCAALTLLFRPGRVLPAKGLLVLATVVIGYFATRAAMSPVRDLGVQDLMLILPAGILYLVAGFGLAGRPAAGFRQGLAWVVVLLLLLHTGAALIQLSGSDGYSLSFYFTSSVAASGDRVTGMYGYYGSFANFMVIAGLLCLSLGAWGRFAKTAKVGLLVLGCAALALALWSQSRSAALSLIVSLIVLAILLIVSLAHQKSSIRRRGNVIISTLAAVGLLASLAGGVWVFQNRAHDSTEKASEMMFDSGVRMPFWSMAAEQWADYPIVGAGSRSYSYLANRYWSPNLPTSEANPEFVHNEYLQVLADYGLIGLLLVLALLAWHLVVGVRQIRTLSNQVGEDGFSQGSNAMALSIAGVCGMVAMAVHVTFDFRTHLLANLLLLVCCVVWVLPVVKWGGRGAGEFGSQEVRKSRIGSWCLAAVTMVLALGATGLGAWQLWGGVPLLEARIAKEDGEWDPQAVPRDQWIPALEESVARVPDFNRYQRLATLYQLEANDLSGADKEAMTERAKTAYQASIERNPFNPIPWINLADMYGRAKQYQQADQAYSKASEMAKARERWFRMHSRWASLQQQWAGKEWRSGNNEAAEAHFVRAKELYSKSYEYAYFYQNKQWVVQYTRLLITYARFLDSQKRFEDAEQLFAEGREQVNWVNWQRDSKMNFYYGQHLYDHGRHIWYQRQPQQAYRLMLKSRAQLLQHQGMMKDDVEKGFAEQLAAVNKVIEFLEQTGIKPN is encoded by the coding sequence ATGACCACATCCATCGTTTATCTCGCATTGCTGGCCGCAGGGCTTGTCGGAATTACCTTGAGTGTGCCGTTACAGGCACCGGCGGTGATTTTTCTCGGTGCAGCGGCGTGTTGTGCGGCGCTGACCTTGTTGTTCAGACCGGGCAGAGTGTTGCCGGCGAAAGGGCTGCTGGTGCTCGCGACGGTGGTGATTGGCTACTTCGCCACTCGGGCAGCGATGTCGCCGGTGCGGGATCTGGGGGTTCAGGATCTGATGCTTATTTTGCCCGCAGGCATCCTTTATCTGGTCGCAGGCTTCGGTCTCGCCGGGAGACCGGCTGCCGGATTCAGGCAGGGTCTGGCGTGGGTGGTGGTCTTGCTGCTACTGCTCCATACCGGAGCCGCGCTGATACAGCTCTCCGGGTCCGATGGATATTCGTTGTCCTTCTACTTTACCTCGTCGGTGGCGGCGAGTGGCGACCGTGTCACCGGCATGTATGGTTACTACGGCAGCTTTGCCAACTTCATGGTGATCGCAGGACTGCTCTGCCTGAGCCTGGGGGCATGGGGCCGTTTTGCCAAGACTGCGAAGGTGGGCTTGTTGGTGTTAGGCTGTGCGGCGCTGGCCCTGGCGCTGTGGTCGCAGTCGAGATCGGCGGCGCTGAGTTTGATCGTTTCCTTGATCGTTCTGGCAATTTTATTGATCGTTTCCCTGGCGCACCAGAAATCGAGCATTCGGCGGCGGGGCAATGTCATTATTTCTACGCTGGCTGCGGTGGGTTTGTTAGCATCACTGGCCGGTGGCGTTTGGGTGTTTCAAAACCGTGCCCATGACAGCACGGAGAAGGCATCGGAAATGATGTTCGATTCCGGAGTCCGGATGCCATTTTGGTCGATGGCGGCTGAGCAGTGGGCCGACTATCCGATCGTGGGTGCCGGCAGCCGCAGTTATTCTTATTTAGCCAACCGGTATTGGAGTCCGAACTTGCCGACCAGCGAGGCCAATCCGGAGTTTGTCCATAATGAGTATTTGCAAGTGCTGGCTGACTACGGGTTGATCGGCTTACTCCTGGTGCTGGCCTTACTTGCCTGGCATCTGGTGGTGGGGGTGCGGCAAATCCGGACGCTTTCCAACCAGGTGGGCGAGGATGGTTTCTCGCAGGGGTCCAATGCGATGGCTCTGAGCATCGCGGGGGTCTGCGGTATGGTGGCGATGGCGGTGCATGTTACCTTTGATTTTAGAACGCATTTGCTGGCAAACCTGTTGCTGCTGGTCTGCTGTGTGGTTTGGGTCCTGCCGGTGGTAAAGTGGGGGGGGCGGGGAGCCGGGGAGTTCGGGAGTCAAGAAGTTAGGAAGTCCAGAATAGGCAGTTGGTGTCTGGCTGCTGTGACGATGGTTTTGGCGCTGGGCGCTACGGGGCTGGGGGCATGGCAGCTTTGGGGGGGCGTGCCGCTGCTTGAAGCCAGAATAGCCAAGGAGGACGGGGAGTGGGATCCCCAGGCCGTGCCGCGCGACCAGTGGATTCCCGCCCTGGAGGAATCGGTGGCCAGAGTCCCTGATTTTAATCGATATCAACGCTTGGCCACCCTCTATCAACTTGAGGCAAATGACTTGTCGGGTGCGGATAAGGAGGCCATGACGGAGCGGGCCAAGACCGCCTATCAGGCATCGATTGAGCGCAACCCATTCAATCCCATTCCGTGGATTAACCTGGCTGATATGTATGGCAGGGCAAAGCAGTATCAACAGGCAGACCAGGCCTATTCAAAAGCCTCTGAAATGGCCAAGGCGCGGGAGCGATGGTTCCGCATGCATTCACGCTGGGCCTCGTTGCAACAGCAGTGGGCCGGCAAGGAGTGGCGCAGCGGAAACAATGAGGCGGCCGAAGCGCATTTTGTACGAGCCAAAGAGTTATATTCAAAGAGTTACGAATATGCCTATTTCTATCAGAACAAACAATGGGTGGTGCAATACACTCGTTTGCTGATTACCTACGCGCGATTTCTAGACAGTCAAAAACGTTTTGAAGATGCCGAGCAGCTGTTCGCCGAGGGGCGGGAACAGGTCAACTGGGTGAACTGGCAGCGTGATAGCAAAATGAATTTTTACTATGGTCAGCACCTCTACGACCATGGCCGCCACATCTGGTACCAGCGCCAGCCGCAGCAGGCTTACCGGCTGATGCTGAAGTCGAGAGCCCAGTTGCTTCAGCACCAGGGCATGATGAAGGATGACGTCGAAAAAGGTTTCGCCGAGCAGCTAGCCGCGGTGAACAAGGTGATTGAGTTCCTGGAGCAAACGGGAATCAAACCCAATTAA
- a CDS encoding glycosyltransferase family 4 protein: MSQQADILLVGQTPPPFHGQSVVTGMLFDHRWDGLKVERLRMAYSDTIDAVGKAGLGKVIHLLGLILKTWWMALSKRPQILYYLPASANRTPVIRDIIYLGAVRWLFPKTVFHYHAGGLPEYLETAGLLGKLARQVYSGADLSVEISKTEHSPGRLFSAHKTIHVSNGLDVEPLPRSRTSDAELRVLFLGALNEGKGVLDVIRAAKMARSQGCRFHVEMVGAWSSDAFRKEAEKLVADAQLTDFVRFPGPMKGAEKWQAYADADVFIFPSHYEAENFPLVLIEAMAFGLPVVSTNWRGIPQLVGDSGAAMLLDIHAPEQYAEALRSLAGNAELRLEMGQTARAHYLQHYTRGAFVGAMEAAFRSVLDAGEPGSLSRS, translated from the coding sequence ATGAGTCAACAAGCAGATATTCTATTGGTCGGGCAGACGCCGCCGCCATTTCACGGCCAGTCTGTGGTGACCGGCATGTTGTTTGACCACAGATGGGACGGGTTGAAGGTGGAGCGGCTGCGCATGGCATATAGCGATACCATTGACGCCGTGGGCAAGGCCGGCCTTGGCAAGGTGATTCATCTGTTAGGACTCATTCTGAAGACCTGGTGGATGGCCCTGAGTAAGCGGCCACAGATTCTCTACTATCTGCCTGCAAGTGCCAATAGGACGCCCGTGATCAGGGACATTATCTATCTTGGCGCCGTGAGATGGCTGTTTCCCAAGACCGTGTTTCACTATCATGCCGGAGGCCTACCGGAGTACTTGGAGACGGCGGGGCTGCTGGGCAAGCTTGCCAGGCAAGTTTACTCCGGCGCGGATCTCAGCGTTGAAATCAGTAAGACGGAACATTCTCCAGGACGCTTGTTCAGCGCCCATAAAACCATCCATGTGTCAAATGGTTTGGATGTGGAGCCTTTGCCCAGAAGCCGGACCTCGGATGCCGAGCTGCGCGTGCTCTTTTTAGGCGCCCTGAATGAGGGGAAGGGGGTGCTGGATGTCATCAGGGCCGCCAAGATGGCACGGAGCCAGGGCTGCCGGTTTCATGTCGAGATGGTCGGTGCGTGGTCGTCCGATGCATTTCGAAAAGAAGCCGAGAAGCTGGTGGCTGATGCGCAACTGACTGATTTTGTTCGTTTCCCGGGGCCGATGAAAGGCGCTGAAAAGTGGCAGGCGTATGCGGATGCCGATGTGTTTATCTTCCCGTCGCATTATGAAGCGGAAAATTTTCCCTTGGTCTTGATCGAGGCCATGGCCTTCGGGCTTCCGGTGGTGAGTACCAACTGGCGCGGAATTCCCCAGCTGGTGGGTGACAGCGGGGCGGCGATGCTGCTGGACATCCATGCGCCGGAACAGTACGCCGAGGCGCTGAGGAGCTTGGCGGGCAATGCGGAACTGCGCTTGGAAATGGGCCAGACTGCGCGCGCTCATTACTTGCAGCATTACACGCGTGGTGCCTTTGTGGGAGCCATGGAGGCGGCGTTCAGGAGTGTGTTGGATGCTGGTGAGCCGGGGAGCCTCAGCCGGAGTTGA
- a CDS encoding glycosyltransferase, with amino-acid sequence MSEQSVDFTIVTASYNYHQYIREMLDSVVAQAQNGVTLEHLIFDAGSTDGTLDIIREYDGVKLTVEPDRGMSDAINKGFKAAQGKWVMWLNTDDRLKPGALAAVKRFAESKPETDVIYGAWDFIDGDGKFMRTMSLFPFRKLMLAHYGCYIGSTATFFRRSSIMDEGLLLNDRFKCVMDGEYYNRLASLGKKFVYLPCVLADFRLHGENISQKHLGKDGIDQALSLQLQYAESRAIRRTYGLRLFRCENLNSVVDCILAYFFRALKGGLKLMHRPVKLK; translated from the coding sequence GTGTCAGAACAAAGCGTAGATTTCACCATCGTCACAGCGAGTTACAACTACCACCAGTACATCCGCGAGATGCTGGACAGTGTGGTGGCCCAGGCTCAGAACGGGGTGACATTGGAGCATTTGATCTTTGATGCCGGCTCCACCGATGGGACGCTGGATATCATCAGGGAATATGACGGTGTAAAGCTCACGGTGGAGCCGGACAGAGGCATGAGCGATGCCATCAACAAGGGATTCAAGGCAGCCCAAGGGAAGTGGGTGATGTGGCTCAATACCGATGACCGACTGAAACCCGGCGCCTTGGCTGCGGTGAAGCGATTTGCAGAGAGCAAGCCGGAGACCGATGTGATCTACGGGGCATGGGATTTCATCGATGGTGACGGCAAGTTCATGCGCACGATGTCTTTGTTCCCATTCCGCAAACTGATGCTGGCCCATTACGGATGTTACATAGGCTCGACCGCGACATTTTTCAGAAGGTCGAGTATAATGGACGAGGGATTGTTGTTGAATGACCGGTTCAAATGCGTGATGGACGGCGAGTACTACAACCGTCTGGCATCGCTCGGGAAAAAGTTTGTTTACCTGCCATGTGTGCTGGCTGATTTCCGCCTGCACGGTGAGAACATCAGCCAGAAACATCTGGGCAAAGACGGTATCGACCAGGCATTGAGCTTGCAGCTGCAGTATGCCGAATCGCGCGCGATCCGTCGGACGTACGGGCTCAGGCTGTTTCGGTGTGAGAATTTAAATTCCGTAGTGGACTGCATACTGGCGTATTTTTTCAGGGCCCTGAAGGGGGGGCTCAAGCTTATGCATCGACCGGTGAAGTTGAAATAA